The following coding sequences are from one Dreissena polymorpha isolate Duluth1 chromosome 8, UMN_Dpol_1.0, whole genome shotgun sequence window:
- the LOC127840644 gene encoding acid sphingomyelinase-like phosphodiesterase 3a: MTIGRTTNFHPLTTYFITILSKDGGRAYYTVKTPHGLRIISLNTNLYYTSDKATVNVSDPADQLQWLNATLVNAKTSNERVLITAHISPGVHTPRSILWMHEKFHTPLADILQTNADIIVGMFFKHDHSDGFKVLPEKTVEYDRTTGRPLDITQYYLDLITANQNATDNWEVEYEATKAYEKPDLTAATLAKLARRIKNPGSKAFKNYWRFYTTTLIIVLNML, translated from the exons ATGACTATTGGCCGAACAACCAATTTCCACCCGCTAACAACATACTTTATAACGATACTCTCGAAAGATGGGGGCC GTGCTTATTACACTGTGAAGACGCCGCATGGTCTGCGGATCATCTCGCTGAACACCAACCTGTACTACACCTCCGACAAGGCAACCGTTAATGTCTCCGACCCCGCCGATCAGCTCCAATGGTTGAATGCTACACTGGTTAACGCTAAGACCAGTAATGAAAGG GTCCTGATCACAGCTCACATTTCTCCCGGGGTTCACACGCCAAGAAGCATACTTTGGATGCACGAGAAGTTCCACACACCTTTGGCTGATATCCTCCAGACAAATGCTGACATCATAGTtggcatgtttttcaaacatgatCATTCAGATGGATTCAAAGTTTTACCTGAAAAAACGG TGGAGTACGACAGGACCACTGGAAGGCCGCTGGACATCACTCAGTACTATCTTGATCTGATAACGGCCAATCAGAACGCCACTGATAATTGGGAAGTCGAATATGAAGCCACAAAAGCCTACGAAAAACCAGATTTGACCGCAGCCACACTTGCGAAACTTGCTAGGAGGATAAAGAATCCTGGAAGCAAAGCGTTTAAGAATTACTGGAGGTTCTATACA aCAACTTTGATAATTGTTCTGAATATGCTGTAG